One Azoarcus sp. DN11 DNA segment encodes these proteins:
- a CDS encoding acyl-CoA dehydrogenase family protein, with translation MPYHFTDTHLALQDAIRQMVDKEIRPIAAEIDATDRFPEELVPILGDMGLLQCLVPEEYDGPGGDVTSVCIAREEIAKASSSCALLAGQASIGLILPLLHFGTEEQRKRWLPLVAEGRTLGCVAITEPEAGSDVGSMRTRARRDGDSYVINGQKCFITFGSVAHWALVFARTNGEKGFEGISCFMVDTKTAGFRVGRNEKKMGLNGIPNVELFFENMRVPAENMIGEEGKGFLAAMRILDMNRPTIGAQSVGLAQGAFDVALAYTKERKQFGRAVGQFQGLQWMMADMAMQIEAARALVYETTHRIDTGDFSRLSEMSAMAKCFASDMAMKVTTDAVQLMGGVGYMKEYPLERMMRDAKIKQIYEGTNQIQRVVIARHLIAL, from the coding sequence ATGCCTTACCACTTTACAGACACACACCTGGCCTTGCAGGACGCGATCCGTCAGATGGTCGATAAGGAGATCAGGCCGATCGCCGCGGAAATCGACGCGACCGACCGTTTCCCCGAGGAGCTCGTGCCGATCTTGGGCGACATGGGGCTGCTGCAATGCCTCGTCCCGGAAGAATACGACGGCCCGGGCGGCGACGTCACCTCCGTCTGTATCGCCCGCGAAGAGATCGCGAAGGCGTCGTCGTCGTGCGCGCTGCTCGCCGGCCAGGCCTCGATCGGCCTGATCCTGCCGCTGCTCCACTTCGGCACCGAGGAACAGCGCAAGCGCTGGCTACCCCTCGTCGCAGAGGGCCGCACCCTGGGCTGCGTCGCGATCACCGAGCCGGAGGCCGGTTCCGACGTCGGCTCGATGCGCACCCGCGCACGCCGCGACGGCGACAGCTACGTCATCAACGGCCAGAAGTGCTTCATCACTTTCGGCAGTGTCGCGCACTGGGCCCTCGTGTTCGCGCGTACGAACGGCGAAAAAGGCTTCGAAGGCATCAGCTGCTTCATGGTCGACACCAAGACCGCCGGTTTCCGCGTCGGCCGCAACGAGAAGAAGATGGGCCTCAATGGCATACCCAACGTCGAACTCTTCTTCGAAAACATGCGCGTGCCGGCCGAGAACATGATCGGAGAGGAAGGCAAGGGCTTCCTCGCGGCGATGCGCATCCTCGACATGAACCGCCCGACGATCGGCGCGCAGTCGGTGGGACTCGCCCAGGGCGCCTTCGACGTCGCGCTCGCCTACACCAAGGAACGCAAGCAGTTCGGCCGCGCAGTCGGGCAGTTCCAGGGGCTGCAGTGGATGATGGCCGACATGGCGATGCAGATCGAAGCCGCACGCGCCCTCGTGTATGAAACGACGCACCGCATCGACACAGGCGATTTTTCGCGGCTCTCCGAGATGTCGGCGATGGCGAAGTGTTTCGCGAGCGACATGGCTATGAAGGTGACCACAGATGCCGTGCAACTCATGGGCGGCGTCGGCTACATGAAGGAGTACCCACTCGAGCGCATGATGCGCGACGCGAAGATCAAGCAGATCTACGAGGGTACGAACCAGATCCAACGCGTCGTCATCGCACGCCACCTGATCGCGCTATGA
- a CDS encoding CoA-transferase, protein MTNTEYSTGEMLAVLLARDLADGEHAIIGTNSDIQLAACNLAQHLQGPRLSWISGPGGMISPKRDELLSTADYENIESAEAWLDLPNMIDFIDWKIHFFDFAILSALQVDRFGNINTVVLGDHAKPKLRGPGTVGIAALTGLSKRFYVVLTRHDRSAFVPKLDFLCGPGHLDGGNSREEYGLPPGGPRLVVTPLGVFDFAPGTRAMRVRSLNPGVSLAQVIDATGFELVVEGTPPVTEPPSAEELQLLRTRVDSTGVLRKKFP, encoded by the coding sequence ATGACAAATACTGAGTATTCGACTGGGGAGATGCTGGCGGTCCTCCTCGCAAGGGATCTCGCCGACGGCGAGCACGCGATCATCGGCACCAACTCCGACATACAGCTGGCCGCCTGCAACCTTGCCCAGCACCTGCAGGGACCTCGGCTGTCATGGATCTCCGGCCCGGGCGGCATGATCAGTCCGAAGCGCGACGAGCTGCTATCGACCGCCGACTACGAGAACATCGAATCGGCGGAGGCGTGGCTCGACCTGCCGAACATGATCGACTTCATCGACTGGAAGATCCATTTCTTCGACTTTGCGATCCTCTCAGCGCTGCAGGTCGACCGCTTCGGCAACATCAACACCGTCGTCCTGGGCGACCACGCAAAACCGAAACTCCGTGGTCCCGGCACGGTCGGGATCGCCGCGCTCACCGGCCTGAGCAAGCGCTTCTATGTCGTGCTCACGCGTCACGACCGCAGCGCCTTCGTCCCCAAGCTCGACTTCCTGTGCGGGCCGGGCCACCTCGACGGCGGCAACTCACGGGAAGAGTACGGCCTGCCGCCCGGCGGCCCGCGGCTCGTCGTCACGCCACTCGGCGTCTTCGACTTCGCCCCAGGCACGCGGGCGATGCGCGTGCGCTCGCTCAACCCTGGCGTCAGCCTCGCCCAGGTCATCGACGCGACCGGCTTCGAGTTGGTCGTCGAAGGCACGCCGCCCGTCACCGAGCCACCGAGCGCCGAAGAACTCCAACTGCTGCGCACCAGAGTCGACTCCACCGGGGTGCTTCGCAAGAAGTTCCCCTGA
- a CDS encoding acyl-CoA synthetase — MGSPLIYLDDRPVPRDEVLLRARRAARGFDSIGVREGDRVALLLRNDFAFFEAQEAAAAIGAYSVPLNWHSKLDEVRYILDDATPKLLVAHADLLAPLRGHLPADLRIFVVPTPQEVQDRYGIGADAARPAAGDTIWSDWCDEFAPWDQAPKRSRATMIYTSGTTGHPKAVKRDAATPEQATAYIELMQRVYGLKTGVRALIAGPLYHASPNAYGRQALPTADVLVLQSKFEPEEMLAAIEKYRISHAVMVPTMFVRLLKLPPEVRARYDISSLKWVTHTGAPCPAEVKKELMEWWGPIVYETYGGSEVGTATLCAPHDWLAHPGSVGVPTPGTRIAFYGDDGKELPAGEIGEIYMRVPAYADFTYLNNEAKRRQIERDGLISCGDIGYLKDGFLFLCDRRSDMVISAGANIYPAEIEMVLLQCPGVQDCAVFGIPDEEFGESLAAAVQPLPGAALTAEHVRAFLAERLAKYKVPRRVDFHEALPREDSGKIFKRRLRDPFWQGTGRRI, encoded by the coding sequence ATGGGTTCCCCCCTTATCTATCTTGATGACCGCCCGGTTCCACGCGACGAGGTGCTGCTGCGGGCGCGCCGAGCGGCCCGGGGTTTCGATTCGATCGGCGTGCGTGAAGGCGACCGCGTCGCCTTGCTTCTGCGAAACGACTTCGCGTTCTTCGAAGCACAGGAGGCCGCCGCCGCGATCGGCGCCTACTCCGTGCCGCTCAACTGGCACAGCAAGCTCGACGAGGTGCGCTACATCCTCGACGACGCGACGCCGAAGCTGCTCGTCGCGCACGCCGACCTGCTGGCGCCGCTGCGCGGACATCTGCCGGCCGACCTGCGCATCTTCGTCGTCCCCACGCCGCAGGAGGTGCAGGACCGCTACGGTATCGGTGCCGACGCCGCGCGCCCGGCTGCGGGCGACACGATCTGGTCCGACTGGTGCGACGAATTCGCACCGTGGGACCAGGCACCGAAACGCAGCCGCGCGACGATGATCTACACGTCCGGCACGACCGGGCATCCGAAAGCGGTAAAGCGCGACGCCGCGACACCGGAACAGGCGACCGCCTATATCGAACTGATGCAGCGGGTATATGGCCTCAAGACCGGTGTGCGGGCGCTGATCGCGGGTCCGCTGTACCACGCCTCGCCCAACGCCTATGGCCGCCAGGCTCTACCCACCGCCGACGTGCTGGTGTTGCAGTCGAAGTTCGAACCAGAGGAGATGCTGGCTGCGATCGAGAAGTACCGCATCAGCCACGCTGTCATGGTGCCGACAATGTTCGTGCGCCTGCTCAAGCTCCCGCCCGAAGTCCGCGCTCGCTACGACATCAGCTCGCTGAAGTGGGTCACTCACACCGGAGCACCCTGCCCCGCCGAGGTCAAGAAGGAACTCATGGAATGGTGGGGCCCCATCGTCTACGAGACCTACGGCGGCTCGGAGGTCGGCACGGCCACGCTGTGTGCGCCGCACGACTGGCTCGCCCACCCCGGCAGCGTCGGCGTGCCCACGCCCGGCACACGCATCGCGTTCTACGGCGATGACGGCAAGGAACTCCCCGCGGGCGAGATCGGCGAAATCTATATGCGTGTGCCTGCCTACGCGGACTTCACCTATCTGAACAACGAGGCGAAGCGCAGACAGATCGAGCGCGACGGCCTGATCAGCTGCGGCGACATCGGCTACCTTAAGGACGGTTTCCTTTTTCTGTGCGACAGGCGCTCGGACATGGTGATCTCAGCGGGCGCCAACATCTATCCGGCCGAGATCGAGATGGTGCTGCTGCAATGCCCCGGCGTTCAGGACTGCGCGGTATTCGGCATTCCGGATGAGGAGTTTGGCGAATCCCTCGCCGCCGCCGTGCAGCCGCTGCCCGGTGCGGCGCTGACGGCCGAGCACGTCCGCGCCTTCCTCGCCGAGCGGCTCGCGAAATACAAGGTTCCGCGCCGCGTGGACTTCCATGAGGCGCTACCGCGTGAGGACAGCGGCAAGATCTTTAAGCGCCGGCTGCGCGACCCGTTCTGGCAGGGGACGGGCCGGCGGATCTGA
- a CDS encoding GntR family transcriptional regulator, with product MPTAKAAIAAPVFQRVRTRRTFEAVCDQIRRQVNDGALRPGQRLPGERELAEQFDVSRSGVREALRSLESAGLVEARTGVNGGFFIRSTGTEGIAQAVRDMVALGQVPTENVTDARIELTCVAIRLACQRATAAELDAIEADIDHHTELFRHGGGSRNTRSVTEFYRLLARATHNEVIVMLVEALAEIVRTLLARIDPRPREDVFAVRRKVVSLIRAGDAEQACAVMTDYLRQLNDYLEDQSQTRSARG from the coding sequence ATGCCGACAGCCAAAGCCGCCATCGCCGCGCCCGTCTTTCAGCGCGTGCGCACGCGCCGCACGTTCGAAGCGGTGTGCGACCAGATCCGGCGCCAGGTCAACGACGGAGCGCTGCGCCCGGGGCAGCGCTTACCGGGCGAGCGCGAATTGGCCGAGCAATTCGACGTAAGCCGTAGCGGTGTGCGGGAAGCCCTGCGCAGTCTCGAATCGGCCGGACTCGTCGAAGCACGCACGGGCGTCAATGGTGGCTTCTTCATTCGCAGCACCGGCACCGAAGGCATCGCTCAGGCGGTGCGCGACATGGTGGCGCTCGGTCAGGTGCCGACGGAAAACGTGACCGATGCGCGGATCGAGCTCACCTGCGTGGCGATCCGCCTCGCCTGTCAGCGGGCGACCGCTGCCGAACTTGATGCGATCGAGGCCGACATCGACCACCATACGGAGCTGTTCCGCCACGGCGGTGGCTCACGCAACACGCGCTCGGTGACGGAGTTCTACCGACTGCTCGCGCGTGCGACGCACAACGAGGTGATCGTGATGCTGGTGGAGGCGCTGGCCGAGATCGTCCGCACCCTGCTCGCGCGGATCGACCCGCGGCCACGCGAGGACGTGTTCGCGGTGCGCCGCAAGGTGGTGTCGCTCATCCGCGCCGGCGACGCCGAGCAGGCCTGCGCCGTGATGACGGATTACCTGCGGCAGCTCAACGACTACCTCGAGGACCAGAGCCAGACGCGTAGCGCGCGCGGCTGA